The segment ttcagcctttttttaaaaaaaaaaaattgagaaatgATTATATGTAGAGGTGTCAAATGGGCGGGCCGTCCAATGGTTGCCCATGTCCATATACAAACGGGCTTAATATGGACAAACCCATTTTTCCCATTAGTTTTCATTGGACAAAATGTGGAAGACCATTAAGAAAATGGTCTTTATTGGTTTTGGGCTTTATGGACGTGGACTGTCCAATGGTCACAAAACCtaaggtttataaaatttaagtttttcCGCTAAACTCGTAAAATCAATTTTTtcgcttaaattttaatatcaaattttCCCGTCAGAACcagaaaatcgagtttttcttcAAAACGAAAAAtcgaattttcccgccaaaaccggaaactcgagtttttctgccaaaaccgcaaaatcgatttttctcgccaaaaccgaaattgTTGTACTTATGAACTTATGTATTATTGTActtatgaattttaattttatgaacttGTATATGTAATTGTAtgcttataaattaaaattttcttatatggtcATTATAGACCCATggcaaaaccgaaaaatcgagtTTCTCTGCCAAAATtagaaaatcgagttttccgccaaaaccgcaaaaatgagttttttccgccaaaactgaaaaatcgagtttttccgtcaaaactgcaaaatcgagtttttccgtcaaaactgcaaaatcgagtttttccgccaaaactgcaaaatcaatttttcccaccaaaaccgtaaTTGTTGTATTTATGAACTTATGTATTGTTGTACTTTTGAATTTAtggatgaattttaattttatgaacttttatatataattgtatgcttataaattaaaatttaaaattttcttatatggtcATTATGGACCCCATGGCAGCCCATAAAAATATGGGTGTTAGTGGGTATGGTCTTTAATGGACATGGTTCTTAATGGACATGGTCACTTTGCTGTCCACAAACAATGAATGGACAAATGGATATGAGCTAATGGACATGGGCTCGCCCAGTTTACAGCTCTAATTATATGAGCTTTTATGTTCTGTTCTTAGCAGTTTTGTATGCTTTTGCTCTTTTTAAGTCTCTATTTTCCACTCTTATGAGACTAGATAGTCTAAATAGTATCTGAAGCTTATTCTCTGTGTTATGGTTGATGTCTTACTACAACTAATTAActaatcttttttgttttgtgttacaGTCTGGTTGCTGCAAACCCGCAGAGAAATGCCAATTCGCTTACGTAAGCGCCACAAACTGGACCAAGACGGCCGGGACACACCCTGATCCAGACTGCCAAACCTGGGACAACGCACCAAACAAGCTCTGCTTCGATTGCCAATCTTGCAAAGCGGGTCTCCTCGACAATGTCAAGAGCGCGTGGAAGAAAGTTGCAGTCGTTAACATCATCTTCCTCGTCTTCCTCATCATTGTCTACTCGGTTGGTTGCTGTGCTTTGAGGAACAACAAGAGAGATGACAGCTACGGCCGTACTTATGGATATAAGCCTTGAGGGTCTTTTAGGACAGAGATTCGTTCATTGTTCTTTACACATTATTGGAGTTTGCTTTTTTATGTTTGATGATTCCTATCTTCGTGTTTTGAGACCTATTGCTTGTACAGCTTTCTACTTATTAGCTAGTGTGTTCTGCCTTCTGGCTAAACCATGatattgatttattatatgttttcccttcatttttatttaagcATACCATGTTCTCTTGATCTTCTTGTTGAGGAGCAGAGAAGCCACACTTGTGACAAAAACTCAGCACCGATCTTGGCTGTAATATTGAAAAGAATTATGGTAGTCTCTGTGACGCCCCGACCCGCTAATGTTAGAGAAGATATGGAAGGAACCATGATAGCTTCGTTTACCTCTCGGGTGTAGGCTTGTTATGATTTTCTCTCAGTTTTTTTGATACAAAACATTAGAGAAAGAAGCATACATGttgtaaaaatgttttaaatatacataactgcatttttttaatttaatgaaCTTGCATAAAAACACATTGAGACTTACTCAAAATTGATGATAGTAGGGATATTGATGGATCTCAAATTATCCACAAAATAATTAGGTTAAGTGTTTCAATTACGTGTATAagaaaaatttatcaaaaattgtGTATTGATATTTCCGTATGAAGAAATGTATTTTATTGATAATATAAGTACAAAACTAGTATAAATAGAGAAGGTATCTAAGAACAAAGACGTATGGAAGTACAGTACAAGTAGAAAATTAGTATGAATACAAAAGGTATCTAATAACAAAGACGTATGAAAGTATAGTATTGCTTTTAATCGGAAAAAAATGTATTGCTGTAGAAGAATTTGGATCCCTCTTCTTCTTGCCATTGGTCTTGCTTTTATAGGCCTTCAAGAGATAGTAACGGCGATATAGTCTCCAACGAGGATCAGATACCTTTAAAACCGGCTTCAATGATTTGACTTCAGTTACATTGCAGTTTGAAAGTGTCAGCTCAGCATGGACCGCCTTTTGAGCATAGTATGGGCATCAGACCTCCGAGGGCACATTTGTCTTCATGCGGGTTTGAAGGACACTGGATCGGGTTCTCGGATCGGGTATGGAGCGGAGTCAAATCCGCCTCTAACAGATATATAATTGTTGATGAAGGATATAGATTTGGTTATGGAGAAATAAAGATAAGGGAGACGAACAGATTGGGCTGATGTTTTTGGTTATTGTTTGTGTGAATGATTGTTACTCGAGCCCCTTAATTAATGGGTCCAAAAAGCCTGCCACAAAAACTGCACATATGTAATCGATACACAAGTATAAACATGTATAAATTGTAACATTTTAATTCTTAAAACTTATAACATatgaatacaaaaaaatatacaggATTAGTTTAGTTTGTTGTTGTTTGCGCTTTATGAAAAATGAAAGTATAATTGTGTCTAAATGAAGATTAGCGCTTTATGAAACACATATGAAAGTGTATATTAGATCCAAATAAtacatctaaaaatatttttcatcatcagaaatttatattaagaaaattgtaGTTCCAGTATAGTTGCGTGTAAATGATGATTAGCGCtttatgaaaatgaaaaaaaaaatgcaaacgTGAAGATAATATGAAGAGGAAAGAAAGTGGCTCTCACGAGGTCCATGTTTTTTGGATCTTGCTTTCTTTTACGTAATTAGGATAGCATAACGTGAAGAGATCATGTAGAGGTTACATGTTTATTTTGCATCTTGCTTTCTTTCTAAAAAACCATCggttaacatatataatatctCTATATATTCGACAAACGACAAATAGCCCGAGCTAGAAGAAGTTTGTCTTGATGAAAAATGGAAGCTCAAATTCTGTTTCTCTATCTCTCACTCCTCGCTCTCTCTCTAAACTTCTTATTTCAGTATCTCAAGCCGAGGCTAAGCCGCATGCTCCAGCCTTCTCTTGAAACTCAAGCCAAGGCCGCCATTTTATCAAGAAAAGAAGTAGCCGAGTTTCTTGATTCTCCCATTGTGGAAGTagtagaagaggaagaagatgaagatatcTATACAATTTCTAGTTCCACGTTCGATTTTGATCCATACATGGCGAGCAAGGCCGAAGCAGTGAACAAAGCTCTAGACGAAGCCATACCGGTCGGGGAGCCACTCAAGATCCACGAAGCCATGCGTTACGCGGTTCTTGCGGCCGGAAAACGCGTTAGACCTATTCTCTGCCTCGCTTCCTGCGGTCTAGTAGGCGGCGAAGAAAACGCCGCGATGCCAGCGGCTTGTGCGGTTGAGATGATACACACCATGTCACTAATCAAAGACGACTTGCCTTGCATGGACAATGACGACCTGCGTCGTGGGAAGCCCACCACTCACAAAGCCTTCGGCGAAGGAATCGCCATTCTCTCCGGAGGAGCTCTCTTGTCTCTTGCGTTTGAGCACATGACAACGGCGGAGATATCCTCGGAGAGAATGGTTTGGGCGGTCAGGGAGCTGGCTAGGTCCATTGGAACTAGAGGGTTGGTCGCGGGACAAGCAAAGGACATAAGTAGTGAAGGTTTGGAGTTGAACGACGTCGGTTTAGAGCATTTGGAGTTTATCCATGTACACAAAACTGCTGTTCTGTTGGAAACTGCTGCGGTTCTTGGAGCCATTATTGGTGGTGGGTCTGATGAAGAGATTGAGAGTGTAAGAAAGTTCGCAAGGTGCATTGGATTGTTGTTTCAGGTGGTGGATGATATTTTGGACGAGACCAAGTCGTCGGAGGAGTTGGGAAAGACCGCCGGAAAAGATCAGCTACTTGGAAAGCTGACGTATCCCAAGCTGATGGGGTTGGAGAAATCTAAAGAATTTGTTAAGAAATTGACTAAAGACGCACGTCAACATCTCCATGGGTTTAGTACGGAGAAGGTGGCACCTTTAGTAGCTCTTACTAATTTTATTGCCAATAGAAATAAATGAAGTGTTACGTGTTTTAGAACTTTGATAGTTTGTTTCTTTGTGTCGGGTTTATGTATACATGCTAAACTAGTGTGCTTACTTTTAAGTGTAACcgcatttttatatttttatttaaaatttgtaaaatccATTTGCCTCTTTTGTAAATCTATGCCAGTAAAGCAAAACACCATCTCTTCACAGGATGCTAACTCAGCTTTGCGTCTTCCTCCTGATGCCATGTGTAAGAGTTGGTCGCATATTGGATCTTTTAATTGTTTTCGTTACTTTGCGGCAGAGTTTGGTCGCATATTTCTTGGACCTCAATTAGCATTTTTTGGGTTTACACAGTCCATCTCAGAAAAATCATTCATAGTGGCTTGGACCCGTTCGTTTAGGTCCGATAGCTATTCTAATCAAATATTAAggagtttttttttcctgtaaAAGGCATATAAACATCTCGCGGCGCCGATGAGGTGTTTCTCTCAGTTAAACCAATcggattatatatataaaactaatcaGATTATTATTCCTCGTGAGACTTATTCACAGTCGAGCAAGATCCTAGTGAtacattgtttttgttttggttgaGACAGTCTGATTGGATTTCAGTTGTATCGACATGAATTATTGTCGAGTATCAATTATCATCGTTCAAAGATATCTTTTTATCACCAACTTAAAACTCTGATCCATTCCTTTTAGCCACTTGAGTTTTTTAAAGTCTAATGCCAAACAtctttaaaaacaataaataatccGACACGAATATTAGTGTACTTTCGTACATTATATTCTAACGATCGATAATTTATTTGCTGTCTTAAACATGTTCCCgtcttattttatttattgtagacaaaatataaatcaattaaTGGTGTATAATCTATGGTTAACTGCATCCATCCGTTTTGAAATTTCAGTATCTTAACTTCTTAAGGTGATGAAACAAGCAATGTGAAAACTTTTGGATatgcatttttatttcatatgtTATCTTTTGATTTACAGTAACCTTCCTTATCataatgtttgttttttttattatacattactCTTGTTatttttgacccaaaaaaacgaaaaacaagaaaacaaaattgataACTGTTCACGATATTGATGCTCGAGCAAAGGGATATGCCCTTTGGCCCATATCTTTTGgtagatattttattaaaatcttttttgggtgtaattattaaaataacttGTCGTCTTATCTCGCAAAATATGCTTTTCTGACGTTATCTTATATCGAAAATTaggaatatataatatatacacgaATCAAGAATAAATCAATGAAGATTTATGAATTTGAAGTTTCCTTTGTTATTAAAAAACAAACACCAGAAAAGAGAcatcatagagaaaataaacGGGTTTAATATGCAAAGGAAAACAAACAACATTATTGAAACAGCGTAGTACACTACTAATATATCTAGACttagggggcga is part of the Brassica rapa cultivar Chiifu-401-42 chromosome A09, CAAS_Brap_v3.01, whole genome shotgun sequence genome and harbors:
- the LOC103842398 gene encoding heterodimeric geranylgeranyl pyrophosphate synthase large subunit 2 — translated: MEAQILFLYLSLLALSLNFLFQYLKPRLSRMLQPSLETQAKAAILSRKEVAEFLDSPIVEVVEEEEDEDIYTISSSTFDFDPYMASKAEAVNKALDEAIPVGEPLKIHEAMRYAVLAAGKRVRPILCLASCGLVGGEENAAMPAACAVEMIHTMSLIKDDLPCMDNDDLRRGKPTTHKAFGEGIAILSGGALLSLAFEHMTTAEISSERMVWAVRELARSIGTRGLVAGQAKDISSEGLELNDVGLEHLEFIHVHKTAVLLETAAVLGAIIGGGSDEEIESVRKFARCIGLLFQVVDDILDETKSSEELGKTAGKDQLLGKLTYPKLMGLEKSKEFVKKLTKDARQHLHGFSTEKVAPLVALTNFIANRNK